In a single window of the Papaver somniferum cultivar HN1 chromosome 8, ASM357369v1, whole genome shotgun sequence genome:
- the LOC113301511 gene encoding pentatricopeptide repeat-containing protein At5g08510 — protein MNQLKQIHAQALVNNIDQTKFLILKLLQIPNISYAQTLFDYIPKPSSYLYNKLIHAYCIHGFPQKCFSLYSQMCFSGCPPNPYTFTFLFAACASLSSSESGLMFHAQFLKLGFHYDTFASTALVDMYSKTGHLRNARKVFDEMKDKDSPAWNSIISGYTRNGDLVGARELFESMPSRNVVSWTAIISGYSKNGLYDNALEMYLRMEGENGVPPNEVTIASVLPACANLGASEIGERIETYARGKRFLRNIYVSNALLEMYAKCGKIDAARRIFDEIGSKRDLCTWNSMIMCMAVHGRSMEGLELFHEMVRGGTAPDDVTFVGVLLACTHDGLVEEAYQFFKSMKKDFSITPKLEHYSCIVDLLGRAGKLKEAYDLINKMPVKPDSVVWGALLGACSFYGNVELAEKAVNSLLELEPQNPGVYVILSNIYASAGRWDGVARARKLMKGNQITKIAGHSIIEVDGNVHKFIVEDKSHPNSVGIYLVLHEVSSNMKLFGSAGDLELENHTH, from the exons ATGAACCAACTGAAACAAATTCATGCTCAAGCCCTAGTAAACAACATAGATCAAACCAAATTCCTCATATTGAAACTCCTTCAAATCCCTAACATTTCTTATGCCCAAACTCTGTTTGATTATATTCCTAAACCAAGTTCTTATCTTTACAATAAACTAATCCACGCGTACTGTATTCATGGCTTCCCACAAAAATGCTTCTCACTCTACTCTCAAATGTGCTTCAGTGGCTGCCCACCAAATCCGTACACTTTTACATTCCTTTTTGCCGCATGTGCGTCTCTTTCTTCCTCGGAAAGTGGCTTAATGTTCCATGCCCAGTTTCTCAAATTGGGTTTTCATTATGATACCTTTGCGTCAACTGCTTTAGTTGATATGTACTCGAAAACAGGTCATTTACGTAATGCACGTAAAGTTTTCGATGAAATGAAAGATAAGGATTCACCTGCTTGGAATTCGATAATATCGGGGTATACAAGAAATGGGGATTTAGTTGGAGCCAGAGAATTGTTTGAGTCCATGCCGTCAAGGAATGTGGTTTCTTGGACTGCAATTATTTCAGGGTATTCGAAAAATGGACTGTATGATAATGCACTTGAAATGTATTTGAGAATGGAAGGGGAGAATGGGGTTCCGCCCAATGAGGTGACAATTGCTAGTGTTCTTCCAGCTTGTGCTAATCTTGGGGCTTCAGAGATTGGAGAAAGAATCGAAACTTACGCTAGGGGGAAGAGGTTCTTAAGGAATATATATGTCAGTAATGCTTTGTTGGAGATGTATGCGAAGTGTGGGAAGATCGATGCAGCGAGACGAATTTTTGATGAGATCGGCAGTAAGAGAGACTTGTGTACTTGGAATTCAATGATCATGTGCATGGCTGTCCATGGGAGATCGATGGAAGGGCTGGAACTTTTTCATGAAATGGTG CGAGGAGGGACGGCCCCAGATGATGTAACATTTGTAGGGGTTCTTCTTGCATGCACTCATGATGGTCTAGTTGAAGAAGCTTATCAGTTCTTTAAATCAATGAAAAAAGATTTTTCCATCACGCCCAAGCTAGAACATTACAGTTGCATCGTTGATCTCTTAGGTCGAGCTGGAAAACTAAAGGAAGCTTATGATCTCATAAACAAGATGCCAGTGAAGCCTGATTCAGTCGTATGGGGAGCTTTGTTGGGTGCTTGTAGTTTCTATGGAAACGTTGAACTTGCAGAAAAAGCAGTGAACTCCCTTCTTGAACTTGAACCACAGAACCCAGGGGTTTATGTGATACTTTCCAACATCTATGCATCAGCAGGTAGATGGGATGGAGTTGCTAGGGCAAGGAAGTTGATGAAAGGCAATCAAATAACAAAGATTGCCGGTCACAGTATCATTGAAGTCGATGGAAATGTTCATAAGTTTATTGTGGAAGATAAATCACATCCAAATTCTGTTGGCATATATTTAGTATTGCATGAAGTTTCTTCAAATATGAAACTTTTTGGTTCTGCGGGGGATTTAGAACTTGAGAATCACACTCATTAG